The nucleotide window CTTGCCCTGCTGAATCAGTTCCTTGACCGCGCCGGCCACGTCTTCGATCGGCACGCTGGGATCGACCCGATGCTGATAGAGCAGGTCGATGGTCTCGACCCGCAGCCGCTTGAGCGACCCCTCGACGGTCCGCTTGATATGCTCGGGCCGGCTATCCAACAAACTCCACCGCACCTCGCCCTCCGCAGCCGGCTTGAACCCAAATTTTGTCGCGATCACCACCTGCTCGCGGAACGGTGCAAGCGCCTCGCCCACCAGCTCCTCGTTGGTCAAGGGCCCATAAACTTCGGCCGTATCAAAAAACGTGACGCCCAGTTCCACAGCCGCCTGCACCAGCGCGATCATCTCCCGCTTATCCTTGGGCGGCCCATAGGCGAAGCTCAATCCCATGCACCCCAGCCCCACGGCCGAAACCTCCAAGCCGGTATTTCCCAGTTTGCGTGTACCAAGTTTGCCTGTTTGCATCGGCTTCTCCTTGCGGTTGCAATCAATCAGTGTGAAAAGCCGGCCTCGGGTGCTCGGCGTGCCGGTCGGAAAATGTTTCGCTCGACACCGACCTTAATCGTCGCTCATACGCAGGTGCCCCGTCCTT belongs to Pirellulales bacterium and includes:
- a CDS encoding aldo/keto reductase — encoded protein: MQTGKLGTRKLGNTGLEVSAVGLGCMGLSFAYGPPKDKREMIALVQAAVELGVTFFDTAEVYGPLTNEELVGEALAPFREQVVIATKFGFKPAAEGEVRWSLLDSRPEHIKRTVEGSLKRLRVETIDLLYQHRVDPSVPIEDVAGAVKELIQQGK